In the genome of Massilia sp. PAMC28688, one region contains:
- a CDS encoding glycoside hydrolase — translation MYDTAYLSTRKGLFELRQEAGRWQVAHRHFLGEPVSMALADRRDGTLYAALNLGHFGVKLHRRDPGSDSWTEVAAPAYPPKPADSTDPVEWKNRLIWALEAGGHDEPGVLWAGTLPGGLFKSSDRGSSWELVRALWDVPQRSEWFGGGYDVPGIHSISVDPRNSGHLLVAVSCGGVWRSQDGGASWTVSSTGMRADYMPPELNENEAVQDPHRVVPCAANPDVFWCQHHNGMWRSADGGRHWAEIVTAPVSRFGFAVAAHPSDPETAWFAPAEADQRRIPVDSAMAVTRTSDGGKTFTALRAGLPQEHCYDLVYRHGLAVADDGRTLLMGSTTGGLWASANGGDSWETVSTTLPPIYAICFAHQGAARRCAPSSGP, via the coding sequence ATGTACGACACTGCCTACCTGTCAACCCGCAAGGGCCTGTTCGAGCTGCGCCAGGAGGCCGGGCGCTGGCAGGTCGCGCACCGCCATTTCCTGGGCGAGCCGGTATCGATGGCCCTGGCGGACCGGCGCGACGGCACCCTGTATGCCGCCCTTAACCTGGGCCATTTTGGCGTCAAGCTGCACCGCCGCGACCCCGGCAGCGACAGCTGGACCGAAGTTGCCGCCCCTGCCTATCCGCCCAAGCCGGCCGACAGCACCGATCCCGTCGAATGGAAAAACAGGCTGATCTGGGCGCTGGAAGCGGGCGGCCACGATGAGCCGGGGGTGCTGTGGGCCGGCACCCTGCCGGGCGGCCTGTTCAAGTCCAGCGACCGCGGCAGCAGCTGGGAACTGGTGCGCGCGCTGTGGGACGTGCCGCAGCGCAGCGAGTGGTTCGGCGGCGGCTACGATGTGCCGGGCATCCACAGCATCAGTGTCGACCCCCGCAACAGCGGCCACCTGCTGGTGGCCGTATCCTGCGGCGGCGTGTGGCGCAGCCAAGACGGCGGGGCCAGCTGGACGGTATCGTCGACCGGCATGCGCGCCGACTACATGCCGCCCGAGCTCAACGAAAATGAAGCCGTGCAGGATCCGCACCGCGTGGTGCCGTGCGCCGCCAATCCCGACGTGTTCTGGTGCCAGCACCATAACGGCATGTGGCGCTCGGCCGATGGCGGGCGGCACTGGGCTGAAATCGTCACGGCGCCCGTCTCGCGCTTCGGCTTTGCCGTGGCGGCTCATCCTTCGGACCCGGAGACGGCGTGGTTTGCGCCGGCCGAGGCGGACCAGCGCCGCATCCCCGTCGACAGCGCCATGGCCGTGACCCGCACCTCGGACGGCGGCAAGACCTTCACGGCCCTGCGCGCCGGTCTGCCGCAAGAGCATTGTTATGACCTCGTGTACCGCCATGGCCTGGCCGTGGCGGACGATGGCCGTACCCTGCTGATGGGGTCCACCACGGGCGGGCTGTGGGCGAGCGCCAATGGTGGCGACAGCTGGGAGACCGTGTCCACCACCTTGCCGCCCATTTACGCCATCTGCTTCGCCCACCAGGGCGCCGCCCGGCGCTGCGCGCCATCAAGCGGTCCATGA
- a CDS encoding MoaD/ThiS family protein — protein sequence MARLIFTQQLARFLPVPEVAVDAPTLHAALERAFSANPQLRSYIVDEQGHLRENVVVFIDGRRAADRVGLQDALLPASTVYILQALSGG from the coding sequence ATGGCCCGATTGATCTTTACGCAGCAGCTGGCCCGCTTCCTGCCGGTGCCGGAAGTGGCTGTCGATGCGCCCACGCTGCACGCTGCCCTCGAGCGCGCATTCAGTGCCAATCCACAGCTGCGTTCCTACATCGTCGATGAGCAGGGCCACCTGCGCGAGAATGTGGTGGTGTTCATCGATGGCCGCCGGGCGGCCGACCGTGTCGGACTGCAGGATGCACTTTTACCCGCGTCGACTGTCTATATATTGCAGGCCCTATCCGGAGGATGA
- the pepA gene encoding flocculation-associated PEP-CTERM protein PepA: MKLLKKITAAAAVALAMAGNANANVVLNDWVFNPNGGGFASGQVINEYLDVNGNAFIELTNTGGGTFSFTEHAAFNLVQADSNGQLFPINYAGGNITATFVATGTGNFSGAFQFTGGTIRMYQNPTNNQYATTDGMYGADLGNMIAEFEVLPGGGGLVDGSGLPTNNGQISVFAKAVAGGLDAGYFFRGNGADLSGEDILSFAFTNANTVGAPTNNMVGEIACQFAGFGGPGCAGGTYSNVPGSHFFVSNNGQFKLAEVPEPGSLALLGIAVLGAGVAARKRKQA; this comes from the coding sequence ATGAAACTTCTGAAAAAAATCACCGCAGCGGCAGCAGTAGCACTGGCAATGGCCGGCAATGCAAACGCAAACGTCGTACTGAACGACTGGGTCTTCAATCCTAACGGCGGCGGCTTCGCTTCCGGCCAGGTCATCAACGAATACCTGGACGTGAACGGCAATGCCTTCATCGAGCTGACCAACACCGGCGGCGGCACCTTCTCCTTCACGGAGCACGCAGCCTTCAACCTGGTGCAGGCAGACAGCAACGGTCAGCTGTTCCCAATCAACTACGCTGGTGGCAACATCACGGCAACGTTCGTGGCAACCGGCACCGGTAACTTCTCCGGCGCGTTCCAGTTCACCGGCGGCACCATCCGCATGTACCAGAACCCAACGAACAACCAGTACGCCACCACCGACGGCATGTACGGTGCTGACCTGGGCAACATGATTGCTGAGTTCGAAGTCCTGCCTGGCGGCGGCGGTCTGGTAGACGGTTCCGGCCTGCCAACCAACAACGGCCAGATCAGCGTATTCGCCAAGGCAGTTGCCGGCGGCCTGGATGCTGGTTACTTCTTCCGCGGCAACGGTGCCGACCTGTCGGGCGAAGACATCCTGTCGTTCGCGTTCACCAACGCTAACACCGTTGGCGCCCCAACCAACAACATGGTTGGCGAGATCGCTTGCCAGTTCGCCGGCTTTGGCGGCCCAGGCTGCGCCGGTGGTACGTACTCGAACGTTCCTGGCAGCCACTTCTTCGTCAGCAACAACGGTCAGTTCAAACTGGCTGAAGTACCAGAGCCAGGTTCGCTGGCCCTGCTGGGCATCGCCGTACTGGGTGCAGGCGTTGCTGCTCGCAAGCGCAAGCAAGCCTAA
- a CDS encoding molybdopterin biosynthesis protein MoeY, translating into MSGPSVMHQILDLARWAPSGDNTQCWRFEIIAPDHVAVHGYDTREHCVYDLDGHPSQISYGALLETLALAASGHGMRADIVRRSGTPEEKPVFDVRLERDPAITPSPLIPAITRRSVQRRPLRTRPLTATEKAALEEAVGEHYSVTWLEGTRVKLRTARLMFNNARLRLSMPEAYETHRKIIHWGVTHSPDRVPDQALGVDAMTLKMMKWAMVRWGRLSTMNRVMGTWAPRLQMDFVPGVACAAHFVLKAKRQPQSIDDYVQAGRAVQRFWLTLTHLGLHMQPEMTPLIFSKYVRENVKFTDTMPLHGMAAKLERETARLIFNDAGFPVYMGRLGAGKAPTSRSERKPLEELLK; encoded by the coding sequence ATGAGCGGCCCCTCGGTCATGCACCAGATCCTGGACCTGGCACGCTGGGCGCCCAGTGGCGACAATACCCAGTGCTGGCGCTTTGAAATCATTGCCCCAGACCACGTTGCCGTGCATGGCTACGATACGCGCGAGCATTGCGTGTACGACCTTGATGGCCATCCGAGCCAGATTTCCTATGGTGCCCTGCTGGAAACGCTGGCCCTGGCTGCCAGCGGCCACGGCATGCGCGCCGATATCGTGCGCCGCAGCGGCACGCCGGAAGAAAAACCCGTGTTCGACGTGCGCCTGGAACGCGACCCGGCCATCACTCCCAGCCCCCTGATTCCGGCCATCACCCGGCGCAGCGTGCAGCGCCGGCCCCTGCGCACCCGGCCCCTGACCGCCACCGAAAAGGCGGCGCTGGAAGAGGCCGTGGGCGAGCATTACAGCGTCACCTGGCTGGAAGGCACGCGCGTCAAGCTGCGCACCGCCCGCCTGATGTTCAATAACGCCCGGCTGCGCCTGTCGATGCCGGAAGCATATGAAACGCATCGCAAGATCATCCACTGGGGCGTGACCCACAGTCCCGACCGGGTGCCGGACCAGGCACTGGGCGTCGATGCCATGACGCTCAAGATGATGAAGTGGGCCATGGTCCGCTGGGGCCGCCTGTCCACCATGAACCGCGTCATGGGCACCTGGGCGCCCCGCCTGCAGATGGATTTTGTCCCTGGCGTGGCCTGCGCCGCGCACTTCGTGCTCAAGGCCAAGCGCCAGCCGCAGTCGATTGACGACTATGTGCAGGCCGGGCGCGCGGTCCAGCGGTTCTGGCTCACCCTTACCCACCTGGGCTTGCACATGCAGCCGGAAATGACGCCGCTGATCTTTTCCAAGTACGTGCGCGAGAATGTCAAGTTTACCGACACCATGCCTTTGCACGGCATGGCCGCAAAGCTGGAGCGGGAAACGGCGCGCCTGATTTTCAATGATGCCGGTTTCCCGGTGTACATGGGAAGGCTGGGCGCGGGCAAGGCGCCCACCTCGCGTTCGGAACGCAAGCCGCTGGAAGAATTGCTCAAGTAG
- a CDS encoding ThiF family adenylyltransferase, with translation MGQHTQPSSAPGAPAAAATGAFSYDQAFSRNIGWVTPAEQAILRGKRVAIAGGGGVGGGHLLTLVRLGVAHFHIADFDDFDIVNFNRQVGANVTTLGQPKVEVLAQMARDINPEVEIKLFPEGIDEHSLPAFLDGVDLYVDGLDFFAFKIRQQTFALCARLGIPATTVAPLGMGAALLNFMPGKMTFEEYFQWGQCSDLEKAIRFVVGLAPAGLHRPYLVVPEAVNFAQQRGPSTFMSCQLCSAIAGTEALKILLGRGDVLAAPHGMQFDAYRNKMVHTWRPGGNSHPLHKLAIMIGKRQMAKAGVGQ, from the coding sequence ATGGGACAACACACGCAACCTTCAAGCGCGCCTGGTGCACCGGCCGCAGCAGCGACCGGCGCCTTTTCGTACGACCAGGCTTTCTCGCGCAATATCGGGTGGGTGACGCCAGCCGAGCAGGCCATCCTGCGCGGCAAGCGCGTGGCCATTGCCGGCGGCGGCGGGGTGGGCGGCGGGCATCTCCTGACCCTGGTGCGCCTGGGCGTGGCCCACTTCCATATTGCCGATTTTGACGATTTCGATATCGTCAACTTCAACCGCCAGGTCGGCGCCAACGTCACCACCCTGGGCCAGCCCAAGGTCGAGGTGCTGGCCCAGATGGCGCGCGACATCAATCCCGAAGTCGAGATCAAACTGTTCCCGGAAGGTATCGACGAGCACAGCCTGCCGGCCTTTCTCGATGGTGTCGACCTGTACGTTGATGGCCTCGATTTTTTTGCTTTTAAAATTCGCCAGCAAACCTTCGCCCTGTGCGCCAGGCTCGGCATTCCCGCCACCACCGTGGCGCCGCTCGGCATGGGCGCGGCCCTGCTCAACTTCATGCCGGGCAAGATGACGTTTGAAGAGTATTTCCAGTGGGGCCAGTGTTCGGACCTGGAAAAGGCCATCCGCTTCGTGGTCGGACTGGCGCCGGCCGGCCTGCACCGCCCTTACCTGGTGGTGCCGGAAGCGGTCAATTTTGCCCAGCAGCGCGGCCCCTCGACCTTCATGTCCTGCCAGCTGTGCTCGGCCATTGCCGGTACCGAGGCGCTCAAGATATTGCTGGGCCGGGGAGACGTGCTGGCCGCGCCCCACGGCATGCAATTTGATGCCTATCGCAACAAGATGGTCCATACCTGGCGCCCCGGTGGCAACAGCCACCCCCTGCACAAGCTGGCCATCATGATCGGCAAGCGCCAGATGGCCAAGGCGGGGGTGGGGCAATGA